From the genome of uncultured Bacteroides sp.:
CCTTTACAAAGTATCTATAGATCCAACTAAATGTACTGGATGCGGTGAATGTGTATTGGTTTGTTCATCAAATGCTATCACTGATGGATATATAACCTCAACCAACAACTCATCAGGTTCAGGCACGTCGGGCAGTACAACTAGCGGAAGTTCTACTGGCAGTTCATCTGTCTACACTGTTTCTTCCTCTTTATGCACTGGTTGTGGCAATTGCAGAAATTCTTGCAGTTATGGGGCACTATCTTTTTCTGGCGGAAAAGCTGTTATTGATACGTCCAAATGTACCGGATGTGGAAATTGTGTTAAAAGCTGTCCAAGAAGTGCTATAACTACGGCAAGTACAAGCGGTTCATCAGGATCAGGAACAAACTCTGGAAGTACTAGTTCATCAACTTATGCAGTAAATTCATCTAAATGTACTGGCTGTGGACATTGCAGAAACTCTTGTAGTCATGGGGCACTATCTTTTTCCGGTGGGAAGGCTGTCATTGATGCTTCCAAGTGTACAGGATGTGGAAATTGTGTAAGGAGTTGTCCAAGAAGTGCTATATATAAACAATAATCAGGATGAAATATTATTTAGGATTATTATTTCTATGCATCACTGTTCAGATCAATGCTCAGATTCAGGTTAAGTATTTAAAGGAAAAGCAGGACCAGTATAAAATTGGAGACAGGATTGAACTATCGGTAAGAATGAGAACTCTTCCTGAGACATGTAAATCAGGAATGAGACAGGCCAAGATATTTGTCAGCGGACTGGATATTGGGAATCAGACTGACTGGATCGAGATATCAAAAGGTCTGTGGGAAAAGAAACTCTCACTACTAATTATTCAAAACAATAAGAATTGCGCTAAAATCACAATTATGAGAAAAGTAGATAAAGAGTCTCTTTTCCATCAGGAATTATTCAACATAAAGCAATAAGAAATTTATGAAAGCAGAAGAAGCAGCTATTGACATAAGAGAACTTAGAAGAAAACAGCAAGAGCGTCAAAAGAATGTGTCACGCACAATAGTCATTACAGTTATCATGATTACTGTCATTCATATGATATATATGAATATGATGGGATTTAGTTCATTAAGTCATGAAGCGTGTATTGTATACAGCTCTGTTCCAAGATGGTTCTTTTATTTGTATGAAAATATTTTGGAACTGTTTATTGTAGTTATTCTTGGCGTATTTGCCGGAGTTCTGGTAGAACGATATTTTTATAAGATAAAACGTTTCTATCCCAAGAATCAATTACTTGCATTCACTTATGCAGCGATACTTCCTGTATGCTCCTGCGGAGTGGTTCCATTGATTGATTCAATGAAGAAACGCACATCATTAAAAGTAATCATTACTTTCGTTATTGCAGCTCCTCTGCTTAATCCATATATCATACTTGTCTCTTTTACCGTTTTAGGATTAAAATATGCCCTACTAAGAATCGTTTTTTCTTTTTTGCTGTCTATCATCTCAGGAATAGCCATCGATTATATTTCAAAACATTTCAAATCGTTTTCATGGGGTGACTATAAAGCATGCGTTACAGAATGTGACGCTGTTGTTGATCGTGATCCATTTGTCAAGACCGTTAAGATAACACGTAAATTATTGCCATATATTTTAATAGCTGGATTGATAAGTTTCGCTTTTGCCTTATGGAATCCCAGACAATATTTAGAAAGCATGAGCTTCAGTCATGAGCCTTGGGCTACCATTATTATGACTTTAGTTGGTATACCTCTTTATGTATGCAATGGTACTGATGTTATCTTTCTAAAACCCTTACTTCAATATACAGACTTAACAATGGGAAGTGCCATGGCATTTTCTCTGGCATCCTCAGCGGTATGTGTTTCGTCAATTGCCATGTTGGTAAAATTCATCGGAAGAAATCTTACTATAGCGCTTGTTAGTGTTGTATTTGTCTTAATTATGTTATTTTCTTTTTTGATAAATATCTTTTTATAACTGAATTAAATAGAGATATATTCAATTCTTCAATTTGGTTAAAAGTATATTAAAAGGAGATTTGCTAAACTGTTTTTTTGTATTTTTGCAGTCAAATAACCTATTAATGAGAACTACAAACCCTCAAGTGGAGCAAATTACCCCGTTCATTGTAATGGATGTTTTGGAAAAAGCAAACGAAATGCAAAAACAGGGAATCTCCATTATTCACATGGAAGTTGGTGAGCCCGACTTTGACATCCCAGAATGTGTGGCTCAAGCCGCAAAGGCTGCTTACGATAAGCACCAGACACACTACACTCATTCATTGGGGCATCCTGATCTTCGACAGGCAATTGCTGATTTTTACAAGAAAGAGTATAACGTGGACGTTGATCCCGGCTGTATTGTGGTAACATCCGGTTCATCACCAGCTATTCTGTTAACGCTCATGTTACTTTGTGAGTCAGAGAGTGAAGTTATTATGTCGAATCCGGGATATGCCTGCTATAGAAACTTTACACTTGCAGCTCATGCAAATCCGGTGCTGGTTCCTTTACGTGCTTCCAACGGATTTCAATATGACATAGAAGATATAAAGAAAAGCATCACTCCCCGTACCCGAGGCATATTCATCAACTCACCGATGAATCCCACCGGAACACTTCTTGATGATTCATTTATGAAGCAGATAGCAACTCTGGGAGTTCCTGTTATTTCTGATGAAATCTATCACGGACTGGTTTATGAGGGCAGAGCACGAAGCATTCTTGAGTTTACCGATAAAGCATTTGTGCTAAACGGATTCTCAAAAAGATTTGCAATGACAGGTTTACGTTTGGGCTATCTTATTGCTCCCAAAGAGTATATTCGTTCATTGCAAAAACTACAGCAAAATCTGTTTATCTGTGCTCCAAGTATTGCTCAGCAGGCAGGCATTGCAGCATTAAAAGAAGCAGAGCAGGATGTTGAAAAGATGAAAGCCATCTATAATGAGCGCAGAGTATACATGATTTCCCGCTTAAAAGAAATGGGATTCAAGATTGATGTGGAACCTAAAGGAGCTTTCTATATTTTCTGTGATGCACGCAAGTTTACTAAAGACTCATACAAGTTTGCTTTCGATATTCTAGAACATGCTCATGTAGGTGTAACTCCGGGAGTAGATTTCGGAACAGGTGGCGAAGGATATATCCGTTTTTCATATGCTAATTCACTTGAAAATATTAAGGAAGGCATGGACCGGATTGAGGCTTACCTTAAAACATTACAAGTATAAGATTTACTTTTTATTAATAACTGAAGTGATATACAGCATTCCCAAATTATAGGGGATGCTGTCTTTTTTTTCTAAAAGGTATTTCTGAAACGATTTCTGGTTCACATCAAGCACAAAGCTTGCTCTGGAATAGGGAGCAGAGTTATTCACTACATCTGTAATCACCTTTTTATTCTTCTGCATAAGGCTATCCAAACTCTCTTTTAATGAAGAGTGAATATTATATTTCTGACCGGGAAAATAATAACTAAGAAGATTATCTACCTGCACATTGTCTCTTACATAATATACTTCCGAAGGATGTTTGTTTATAAAACGAGTCAAGGCAATATTAGGGTTTAGTTCCATAAAATGGTATGGCACTACTGCCATAAATAAGTTCCATATAAGCAGACCTGCCGACAAGTAACTTACAGTATTCAGCTTCGGCTCATATTTCATAAAAAACCAGAGAGCCAAAGCAAAAGGTAACATCACCATAAACTCTGCATTTCCATCGGACAAAGCAGCGAAAAACAGCTGCATTATAAAAATCAGAAGATGTGCTGATGCAAATTTACCGGAATATAGATTCACCCTCCGTTTACAAACAGTTCCTTTCATCTTGAAGATTCCCACAACAAAACAAGCAATAGAGATTAACAAAGGAATTCCGAAATAAAAATATTTATGAATGAGAGGAACAAAATAGCCATGCATCTGAATAAATGAACGTATCAGACTTATGGGAGTAAGCATCAGTGACACAGTTCCGAAAGCAATATTCACATTATTTGCCTGATAATAGTCGTGAAACACAAATCGGATAAAGGTAGGACTATCATGTTTCGTTAAGTAGAATACTATAAGATAAACAGCCGGAACGATCAATGCCCCCAAGAGATATTGAGTTACTCTTTTTGTACGTTTAGCATGGTCCGTTTCCGAAGAAAAGAAAACCATGAGCAGTAATCCCAACCACCAGAAGAAATGAACCTGATGAAACAAGCATGCAGCCGAAGCCAGCAAGGAAGTTGAGAAAGCTTGCTTTTGTATAAGAATAGTTTTACTTGCCCAAAGTGAAAAGAATAGTGGTATTATATAAGCTTCATTATCAGTAGCAAAACGAACGAAGCCGAAACAGGAGCCAAGTAAGATCAATATGATTGCACATTTACGATCATCAGTAAATACGACAAGCATTGAACGCATCATAAATAAACATGCTATTGCAAATATCGAATTAACAAAGCACATTAAAGACAATGTATTCTTAATATTCAGGCTATGAGCAAGAGCGTATCCAAAAGCATTATATAACAAATGGTGAGGACGGAATAGATAGCTCCCAGATCTTATTTCTTCTGCATAAGCCAGTGAGTCCAACGAATTATTGACCGAAGGAAGAGTTATATATAAAACTCCAAGAAGGAGAATAATAAGAAAACTAAGGTTTGGCCTATATTTTAAAACTGGCATTGTCTCTGTAATGAATTTAATTATATCTTTTGATCTTCAATATTTAACTAATTGAGATACAAAGATAGTTTTTCAAAATAGAGAACGAATAATTTTTCGTTAAAGTATAAAAGAGTATTGTTTGTATTGGAAAGAATATAATAAAAACTGAAAGAGGCATCACAAACCAAAATCTGTGATACCTCTTTTCATTATTTCTTTATCTCTCTATTTTCTACGATCTGTACCGCAGCTTCATAATCATCGGCAGATACAAGAACTTTCATACCACCCGGACCAAAGTTAACAGTCATAGCAGGAGCCATACTTCCAAGGTTATCATCTTTCAAAGCAGCCTCAATATCTACACTTTCTAATAACCCTTTCACTAATTCCGCTTCCCATGGAGTGCCAGTAAACACTTCCACCAATGGAGTTTTATCGTCTGCAGTCATAATTATTATATTTAAGGATTTATACTTTATCCACAAATATAACAAAATCTTTATAAAATTGTTGTCTAAAAGATTTTATATTCTGCTTTACTCAACATTTTCTCTGTTGGCTATAACTTCACTAGCCATATCATAGTCGTCGGCGGATACAAGAACAGCCACCCCACCGCCTGTTGGCACTTCGGTTAACATGGTAATAGCCATATATCCCATGTTATAATTCTTCAAAGCAGCTTGTATGCCAACACTTTCAAGAAGTCCTCTAACTAACTCAGCCTCCCATGGAGAACCAAAGAAAACTTCTACCAGAGGTAGTTTATCACTTGAACCCATAATTATTACTTCTATATTTACGAGTGCAAATATAACAAACCTCTATTACAAAATGTTGATGTAAGAAAAATAAATAGATGCTGCTTATATACGATTGGCTAGTACTTTCATTGCTTGAGTATAACTTTCACTGGGAACAGCTACTCTCATTTCAGCTTCATCTCTTACTTTAGTCTGAACGTTAGCTTTTTCTAATAAACCTTTAATAAGTTCAACTTCCCAAGGTGAACCAGAAAATACATCGATTAATGAGATTTTAGTAGTTTTCATTGATAAAAATAAAATTGATTATCTGGCAAATATATAGAGAAAATAGTTCTTCTTCAAAATGTTAAAAGTACATTTATGCAATATCTTATGCAAACGTTGTACATAAATAAATGTAATATGAACACTTATTTTAATTAATTATTACTTAAGCATTTACCTACTCTTATTGTAATATGGATAGTTATTAAAAAGGTTATTGCACACCTTACAATTAACAAAATTAAAAATACAATAAGCACGTTTTATATCAACAGAGCAAAACAAAAAATCATTAGTTATTAAACGCTTTAAAACTATTTTAAGAAACAAAAATAACATTTCTATTTCTTAAATCAGTTATTACAAATTTAGTATCACAATGTAGTTATTCTAATTGTAATATTCATTTCAAAACAATGAAGAAACTGTAACGTTCAAAATGTAAGTGTCATTTGGGTTGATCTATACAGATAAAATACCGCATAGAAAATACAAAATTTAAGATAGATTAGCATTACAAGAACTGTTTTTGCAATCACTTAACAATCAAGGCATTACCCTTTTGCTATTTTCATTATAAATGATGATTAGGTTGCCAATTGATTCTGATTAGAAAGGCTATCTTTAGTGGAAGGTTTGAGTAAATCAAAACCAGTGAATATATCCCAATTTATTCCTCAATAAACAGAATTCATTGAGGAATAAACTGATAAGCATTGCCCTGGAAATAAAATCCAAAACCCAATCATATTTATTTAGCACTTAGCCTGCTATCAAGCCATTCTTTGCCCCATGACGGATAATTGGGAAGACTGTTTGCCCGTGCAAAAAGCTCTGTTGCTTTGCTGATCTGAGCCTCAAAGTCATCATAAGTACGATGCATGAATTTAGCCATATCATTATTGAACATAGCCAATAACATTATCGCTCGTGGGTTATCAGGGTTGAACTTAAGAGCCGTTTGATAGTTCAGAGTTACCTCACCAAAGTATTTCGGTCCATTAGTCTGCGGATCAAGTGCAATCAGAGAGTACAACCGATAGCCTTTAAGCGTATAAACTTCTGAAGCATCTGTGCCAGATATATCGGTCAACTTCTTCAAATAGGTATCGGCATCACTTAAATACTTTAGTTTATTTTCTTTGGAAGGAGTTCTGAAAGAGAGCTGAACATCGGCATACGCAATGTAATAGTTGGGAAGCCATTCACCCGGAGATTGCATGCAAAGCCTCTCCAGCCCATTTCTGATGGCTATATACTCTTTTTCTGTATTTGCTTTCTTTAGGTTTGCTACTGATGTAGAAAGATCTTGTGCACAGATTTTCGATGAAAGCAGAATTAAAACTGTCAGCACATAAAATACAATTGTCTTCATTTTGAGTTGTTATTATAGGTTTATATTTAGAAATTTGACACATCATAAGCAACTTTTCCACTCAGGGTAATAAATACGCCTACGTAGAAAAAATGATCACTGGAAGAGGTAACAGGAGCCGACTGATAGTCTCCACCCTCTCCCTGATATTTGGAATATGCGTAATTGAATACATTCTTCCTCCCAAGCAGGTTGGTGGCAGAAGCATAAACAATGACACGTTTGCTGGCCAGATAAGTCAGACTGAGATCGAGGCTATTAAATGGTTTGGTTTCAGCATTCATTAATCCGCCTTTCCCAGGGTCATGATATGGTCTGCCACTGGCAAACCTGTCAGTAACACCCCAGATTGTTTTCAATGAAGGAATTGTGTACTTCAGCGAGAAAGTGGCATTGTGCTTTGTGCAGAACTGAGGTGTGGAGAGCTCATTCAGATCAAGATATTTCCTTCTGGAGAGATTATAGGAATAAGCCAGCATATACTCCAGATTCTTAAACAAAGAACGGTCATTGAAAAATAAATCGATTCCTTTACTGTAGCCATATCCGTCTGAGGTATAACTGTCTGCGTTATTAAGTACCAGTGCATCATACTTTTTATAGTAGGCCTCAGCACGATAGATTCTGTCCTTCTTCTCATAGTAAACACCTGTTATGTAATGAGTACATTGCTGTGAAGAAAGTCCGGTATTCCTTACAAGATACTTATTCTCGGGCAGCTGATTGTACCTTCCGGCAATACCGGAGAAATGAATACCATTAAGATTGTAAGTCAATGCCACTCTCGGTGTACAGCTCCAACCGTTATTAATACTGGTATACTCTGCTCTTGAGGAAAGCTCTGCATTCAGATTAGGAGTAATATTCAAAGTTGCCACAGCAAATAAAGCACTAATGGAATGATTGATTGCATGTTTTTGCAGCAATGAATCGTCATAGCACATCTGATAATGCCGTACCAGAGTTTCGGCACCTACATTCATTTTCAGAAAATCAGTATTTCTTTTCGTTACTTTCGATTTCAGATGCAATTCCCACTCTTTGTCGTCAAAGGAATCACCTTGTACCAATGCATTGTCTATATTCTGCTTTTTGAAAGAGAAAGCACCTCCTGCAAATAACTTATAGCCCGATTGATAATCCTTCCTGAAGGTTGAGTTAAGATACAAGTTATCTTCATTTAGTCCCAGATCACGCAAAGAATTCTCCAACAAAGGATTTGTATGATAAGCAAAGGAAGTTCTGTCATACCCCACATAGGTCTTAAAAACAGTATTATCATTAGGATTGAACCGAATCTGACTACCACCTGAAAAGAGTTTATATGGTTTTATCCAATCCATCTTATCGGGAAATAAAGATTCGTATGGTTTGAGGTCTTCGTAATTCAGACTAAGTGAAACTGAACCTTTTGAAAAGGCTTGTGTACCTCCCCCGCCAAGCCCTACGATAGAAGGATTAATGCCAATCTTTGATATCGGACTTACATCTTTTGTTGAGAGAGGCAATACACTCGATAAACCCTGAGCATATTCAGAAGAGTATCCGCCTGTTGAGAAGTTTACGCCTTCAAACATGAAAGGAGAATAACGTCCACGAACAGGTTCATTGTTTCCGGTAGTGGTGTAAGGAGACAGAACGTGCATTTCATCAATATAAGTCTGTGATTCAGCACTCTCGCCTCCACGTACATACAAGCGTCCGTTTTCACCCACCACCTGAGTGCCCGGCAATGTCTGAAGAGAGCGATATAAATCGCCCGATGATCCGGCAGTGGTTGCAATATCAACAGCCGACATTCCTCCCCACTGACTGTTACCTTTCAGCTTGAAGTTTCCTGCCACAACCACAACATCGTCAAGCGAAACATTATCGGGTTTCATCTTTATAACCAGCAAGACCTTATCTGTATCTTTCACCGTAACGGTATACTCAGAATACCCGAGCATCATGACACAGATTACAACATCTCTATTTCTGGCAGTTGTCAGTTTAAAAGATCCGTCGGCAGCACTACCGGTACCCTCTGTTGTTCCTTTAATAAATATATTGGCATTTTCCATTGGTTTTGAATGTTCATCCAAAACCCGTCCTTCAATAATCCGCTGCTGAGCGAAAGTTGTTAAGGTTGCAATAAAAACAAAACTTGCAAAAATTAGAAATCTTTTCATCATGTCCACGCATTTAGTTTGATGCGACAAACATAGATGAAAGCTATAAGATGATGAAATAAATGGGATATATGGCTTTGGTATGTGACAATCAGTCAACAGGTTGTGACGAATGGCCTAAATCTGTGACGAATAGAAAAATATTATTGCCCAAAATTCTTGTCTATAATATCTTTTAATTGTCCGGAGCAGGCACGTGAAACAGGAATCTCATCTTCAACGCCGGCAAGTACAAGCCGGTACCCCTGAGAGTTTCCTTTTACTCTTTCAATAGTATCGGTGTTCACAATAAAAGCTCTGTGGCATTTCATAACAGAGGGATAAGGGGCAAAAGCTTCCTCCATCTGCTTCATGGTGCAACGCATCACTTTCTTCTTTGCCTTACCATCGGCAGAAAAGAAAACATTAATGTAATTGCCGTTAGACTCTGCAAAAAGGAATGAATCCACTTCTACATCAAGCGTCTCTTTTCCGTTACTTTCAATAGTAACCATCTCACCCTGGGAAGAGGGGGAAGTATGTGGCACTACAAGTTTATTATTCATCTCCGTAACTTCCTGCAGATTTTTAGAAAGCAGTCTGTTCTGCCTGAGAATAGTGAACAAGGTTATTGGAAATATTGAAATGAGAAAAGTTACCATCAAGAAGAAGCCTATGGTCACAATATCCATTTTGGTCGAAAAAAACAGAAAAGAATAAAACGAATTTCCAAGACCAATTGTGAAAACAATAAATAAACAGCTTAATAGTTCTTTTCCTACTGTCCAGTTAGATTCCTTATAATAATCTTTCCACAAGATGGGAAATACAAAAGATAAAACCGAGAGAGAAAGAAAAGTAACAATCATATATCCTAAAAGGATAAAAAGCTTATGCTCTTTTATATTGCTAATGCCGAAAGGTTCGAAAACGGCAAGCAAAAAGAACACCAGCAAAGAGGATATCACAATTGATTTAAGCTTTCCAATGTTGTTTGGATATGGTTGCTTCAAATATTTAATTATTCTGTTCTCCATCTTGTTTCTGATAATTGCTACAAATATAAACCTAAATCTATCAATGTTTACATTAGTTAGATTCAAAATTACAAAAAGAGGGTGAAATCACATCAAAGTGATACACCCTCTTTCCATGATACAAACAAGTATATTTTTATTTCTTTGAATCTTTATCGCGGATTTCAACACGACGAATCTTACCACTGATAGTCTTTGGAAGTTCGTCAACAAATTCAATAACACGAGGATATTTGTAAGGAGCAGTAACCTTTTTCACATGATCCTGAAGCTCTTTTGCAAGCTCTTCACCTGCTTTCGCCTTATATTCCTTAGAAAGGATGATTGTAGCTTTTACTACTTGTCCACGGATTTCATCTGGAACACCAGTAATGGCACATTCCACAACCGCAGGGTGAGTCATCAATGCGCTTTCTACTTCGAACGGCCCGATACGGTAACCAGAGCTCTTGATTACATCGTCAGCGCGACCTACGAACCAGAAATAGCCATCTTCGTCTCTCCATGCAAGATCACCTGTAAAGTACATATTATCATGATAAGCTTCGTTGGTTAGCTCTTCATTTCTGTAGTACTTTTCACTAAGACCCACTGGAAGTCCGTTATCAAGACGAATCACAATTTGGCCTTGTTCACCTTCCTCAGCCGAACGACCGTCGGGAGTAAGCAGGTCTACTTTATAGTTAGGACTAGGAACACCCATGCTACCTGGTTTTGGCTCCATCCAAGGAGAAGTAAAGATTACAAGAGTAGTTTCACTCTGTCCGTAACCTTCACGCAATTTGATGCCTGTAAGCTGGTGGAACTGTTCGTAAACAGCAGGATTCAACGCTTCACCTGCAATAGTGCAATATTCCAATGATGAAAGATCGTATTTAGTAAGGTCTTCACGGATAAGGAAGCGGAAGATTGTAGGAGGTGCACAAAGGGAAGTGATGTGATAATCATGAATTTTCTCTAGAATAGCAGAAGGAGTAAACTTCTCATGATCGTAAACAAACACAGCTGCACCGGCAATCCACTGACCGTAAAGCTTTCCCCAAAGAGCCTTTAACCAACCGGTATCGGCGATAGTGAGGTGCAAACTACCTTCGTGAAGGTTGTGCCAGTATTTAGCAGTAATAATGTGGCCTAACGGATAAACAAAGTTATGCGCTACCATCTTCGGGTTACCTGTTGTACCAGAAGTAAAACTGATAAGCATAATGTCTTCATTATCGTTAACATGAGCCGGACGAACAAAAGGAGCAGCATTTTCAAGTCCTTTATGGAAGTCTTCCCATCCTTCAGGAATAACCGGACCAATAGAGACACGGTGTTTCATTGATGGAGATTCAGCCATTGCATCATTGATGTGACCAATAATAAGTTCATCACCATCGGCTACAATAGTCATGATATCAGCAGCATTGTTACGATAAATAATATCTTTCTTTGTAAGCAAGTGGGTTGCAGGAATAATCACAGCTCCGATTTTATGCAAAGCAATAATCGTGAGCCAGAATTCATATCTACGCTTCAAGATAACCATCACTTTGTCGTCTTTCTTTATACCCAGAGAAAGAAAATAAGAGGCTGTTTTATCTGTTTCTTCCTTCATCTCGGCAAAGGTAAAGCGACGACATTCGTTTTTGTCATTAGTCCATAGAAGGGCTAGTTTGTCAGGTTGCTCAGCAGCCCATGCATCTACTACATCGTAAGCAAAGTTGAAATTCGCAGGAACCTTAAGTTTATAATTCTGTTCAAAGTCTTCCTGTGAAGTAAACTCTGTCTTTTCTAAAAATCTTTCGATCATATTTCTATAAGTTATTATCGTTGTAAATCGGTTAACTAAAAAAGCTATGGTTGTTTACATAATCATAGCCAGGAACTTCACCGATTTACCATCAAGTGCTTTCATTCCATGAGGTTGTTTTGAATCAAAGTAAATGCTGTCGCCAGCATTCAGAATCAGTTCTTTACCATTAATATTCAACAGCATGCGGCCTTCAATAATAAGATTAAACTCCTGTCCGGCATGAGCATTGAAAGTAATTGGGCAATCTTCTCCCTTTGGTTCAACAGTTACAATAAACGGATCAGCTTTTCTGTCCTTAAATCCAGCAGCCAACGATTGGTATTTGTAAGCCTTGGTTCTTTCAATAGATGTACCTTTGCCTGCACGGGTAAGAAAATAAGTACTCATCTTTGGTTCTTCACCAAACATCAGCGCATCAAGAGCCACACCATACTTACGGGCAACCTTCTGTAACATACTTACCGAGAT
Proteins encoded in this window:
- a CDS encoding 4Fe-4S binding protein: MRKLLGILFFTTLALMIIMNSCKESGNIYSINTDKCTRCRKCVQVCGSHAISWDTISNSDYLYKVSIDPTKCTGCGECVLVCSSNAITDGYITSTNNSSGSGTSGSTTSGSSTGSSSVYTVSSSLCTGCGNCRNSCSYGALSFSGGKAVIDTSKCTGCGNCVKSCPRSAITTASTSGSSGSGTNSGSTSSSTYAVNSSKCTGCGHCRNSCSHGALSFSGGKAVIDASKCTGCGNCVRSCPRSAIYKQ
- a CDS encoding permease translates to MKAEEAAIDIRELRRKQQERQKNVSRTIVITVIMITVIHMIYMNMMGFSSLSHEACIVYSSVPRWFFYLYENILELFIVVILGVFAGVLVERYFYKIKRFYPKNQLLAFTYAAILPVCSCGVVPLIDSMKKRTSLKVIITFVIAAPLLNPYIILVSFTVLGLKYALLRIVFSFLLSIISGIAIDYISKHFKSFSWGDYKACVTECDAVVDRDPFVKTVKITRKLLPYILIAGLISFAFALWNPRQYLESMSFSHEPWATIIMTLVGIPLYVCNGTDVIFLKPLLQYTDLTMGSAMAFSLASSAVCVSSIAMLVKFIGRNLTIALVSVVFVLIMLFSFLINIFL
- a CDS encoding pyridoxal phosphate-dependent aminotransferase → MRTTNPQVEQITPFIVMDVLEKANEMQKQGISIIHMEVGEPDFDIPECVAQAAKAAYDKHQTHYTHSLGHPDLRQAIADFYKKEYNVDVDPGCIVVTSGSSPAILLTLMLLCESESEVIMSNPGYACYRNFTLAAHANPVLVPLRASNGFQYDIEDIKKSITPRTRGIFINSPMNPTGTLLDDSFMKQIATLGVPVISDEIYHGLVYEGRARSILEFTDKAFVLNGFSKRFAMTGLRLGYLIAPKEYIRSLQKLQQNLFICAPSIAQQAGIAALKEAEQDVEKMKAIYNERRVYMISRLKEMGFKIDVEPKGAFYIFCDARKFTKDSYKFAFDILEHAHVGVTPGVDFGTGGEGYIRFSYANSLENIKEGMDRIEAYLKTLQV
- a CDS encoding DUF2007-related protein, with protein sequence MTADDKTPLVEVFTGTPWEAELVKGLLESVDIEAALKDDNLGSMAPAMTVNFGPGGMKVLVSADDYEAAVQIVENREIKK
- a CDS encoding DUF2007-related protein, giving the protein MGSSDKLPLVEVFFGSPWEAELVRGLLESVGIQAALKNYNMGYMAITMLTEVPTGGGVAVLVSADDYDMASEVIANRENVE
- a CDS encoding DUF2007-related protein, producing MKTTKISLIDVFSGSPWEVELIKGLLEKANVQTKVRDEAEMRVAVPSESYTQAMKVLANRI
- a CDS encoding TonB-dependent receptor, yielding MMKRFLIFASFVFIATLTTFAQQRIIEGRVLDEHSKPMENANIFIKGTTEGTGSAADGSFKLTTARNRDVVICVMMLGYSEYTVTVKDTDKVLLVIKMKPDNVSLDDVVVVAGNFKLKGNSQWGGMSAVDIATTAGSSGDLYRSLQTLPGTQVVGENGRLYVRGGESAESQTYIDEMHVLSPYTTTGNNEPVRGRYSPFMFEGVNFSTGGYSSEYAQGLSSVLPLSTKDVSPISKIGINPSIVGLGGGGTQAFSKGSVSLSLNYEDLKPYESLFPDKMDWIKPYKLFSGGSQIRFNPNDNTVFKTYVGYDRTSFAYHTNPLLENSLRDLGLNEDNLYLNSTFRKDYQSGYKLFAGGAFSFKKQNIDNALVQGDSFDDKEWELHLKSKVTKRNTDFLKMNVGAETLVRHYQMCYDDSLLQKHAINHSISALFAVATLNITPNLNAELSSRAEYTSINNGWSCTPRVALTYNLNGIHFSGIAGRYNQLPENKYLVRNTGLSSQQCTHYITGVYYEKKDRIYRAEAYYKKYDALVLNNADSYTSDGYGYSKGIDLFFNDRSLFKNLEYMLAYSYNLSRRKYLDLNELSTPQFCTKHNATFSLKYTIPSLKTIWGVTDRFASGRPYHDPGKGGLMNAETKPFNSLDLSLTYLASKRVIVYASATNLLGRKNVFNYAYSKYQGEGGDYQSAPVTSSSDHFFYVGVFITLSGKVAYDVSNF
- a CDS encoding LytTR family DNA-binding domain-containing protein; this translates as MENRIIKYLKQPYPNNIGKLKSIVISSLLVFFLLAVFEPFGISNIKEHKLFILLGYMIVTFLSLSVLSFVFPILWKDYYKESNWTVGKELLSCLFIVFTIGLGNSFYSFLFFSTKMDIVTIGFFLMVTFLISIFPITLFTILRQNRLLSKNLQEVTEMNNKLVVPHTSPSSQGEMVTIESNGKETLDVEVDSFLFAESNGNYINVFFSADGKAKKKVMRCTMKQMEEAFAPYPSVMKCHRAFIVNTDTIERVKGNSQGYRLVLAGVEDEIPVSRACSGQLKDIIDKNFGQ
- a CDS encoding AMP-binding protein encodes the protein MIERFLEKTEFTSQEDFEQNYKLKVPANFNFAYDVVDAWAAEQPDKLALLWTNDKNECRRFTFAEMKEETDKTASYFLSLGIKKDDKVMVILKRRYEFWLTIIALHKIGAVIIPATHLLTKKDIIYRNNAADIMTIVADGDELIIGHINDAMAESPSMKHRVSIGPVIPEGWEDFHKGLENAAPFVRPAHVNDNEDIMLISFTSGTTGNPKMVAHNFVYPLGHIITAKYWHNLHEGSLHLTIADTGWLKALWGKLYGQWIAGAAVFVYDHEKFTPSAILEKIHDYHITSLCAPPTIFRFLIREDLTKYDLSSLEYCTIAGEALNPAVYEQFHQLTGIKLREGYGQSETTLVIFTSPWMEPKPGSMGVPSPNYKVDLLTPDGRSAEEGEQGQIVIRLDNGLPVGLSEKYYRNEELTNEAYHDNMYFTGDLAWRDEDGYFWFVGRADDVIKSSGYRIGPFEVESALMTHPAVVECAITGVPDEIRGQVVKATIILSKEYKAKAGEELAKELQDHVKKVTAPYKYPRVIEFVDELPKTISGKIRRVEIRDKDSKK
- a CDS encoding cupin domain-containing protein; protein product: MDEQIKQIAERLRGLREVLELSVEDVVKDCGLSIEEYAQAESGESDISVSMLQKVARKYGVALDALMFGEEPKMSTYFLTRAGKGTSIERTKAYKYQSLAAGFKDRKADPFIVTVEPKGEDCPITFNAHAGQEFNLIIEGRMLLNINGKELILNAGDSIYFDSKQPHGMKALDGKSVKFLAMIM